Proteins encoded within one genomic window of Syntrophales bacterium:
- a CDS encoding NUDIX hydrolase, with translation MPDAGELNRKQLYSCRIFDLYQSDVRLPDGRTFQYSWLDHRPTVAVVPVNQDGKLVLIDQYRQAAGGMIVEIPAGTMDKQGEDVAGCVQRELAEEAGFQAGRLIRLFEGYLVPGYSNEYMYFYLATDLHAASLPGDEDEYIRVMHVSFDEARRMIRDRRIVDVKTALGIHMAWDFLQDRLDV, from the coding sequence ATGCCGGATGCAGGGGAACTCAACCGCAAACAGCTTTATAGTTGCCGCATTTTTGACTTGTACCAAAGCGACGTCCGGCTTCCCGATGGCAGGACATTCCAGTATAGCTGGCTTGACCACCGCCCCACCGTAGCCGTCGTCCCGGTAAATCAGGACGGCAAGCTGGTGCTGATTGATCAGTACCGGCAAGCTGCAGGCGGGATGATTGTCGAAATACCTGCCGGCACTATGGACAAGCAAGGAGAGGATGTCGCGGGATGCGTACAGCGTGAACTAGCCGAAGAGGCGGGCTTCCAGGCCGGCCGTCTGATCAGGCTTTTCGAAGGATATCTCGTCCCTGGATATTCCAATGAATACATGTACTTTTACCTTGCCACCGATCTTCACGCCGCATCCCTTCCCGGTGACGAGGACGAGTATATACGGGTCATGCACGTTTCCTTCGACGAGGCCAGGCGGATGATCCGCGACAGGCGGATCGTTGACGTCAAGACGGCGCTCGGCATACATATGGCGTGGGATTTTCTGCAGGACAGGCTTGATGTTTAA